The Oncorhynchus mykiss isolate Arlee chromosome 14, USDA_OmykA_1.1, whole genome shotgun sequence genome segment AttctattagaacacaccaaaaactACACGCATCTTGGgctaaatatcagcaacacaggtagctttTGCAGGgatgtgaatgagctgagagacaaagaaagaaggGCATTCTAagccattaaaaggaacattaAAATCaaaattccaattagaatctggctcaaAAATGtccaatcagttatagaaccaattgctctatatggTAGTGGAGTATGAGGTCCACTCTCTAACAGTGAAtttacaaaatgggacaaacatccaatcgaaatactgcatgcagagttttgcaagactgtattgcaagtgcaaagaaaagtagagtagagcagaattgggccaataccccctcctcattccaatagaaaaaaagagccatcaaattttacaaccatttaaaaacaagtgaccccaaaacattccaCCACACAACgtcaagagatgaaacaagagaagagtcccctcagccatctggttctgaggctcagttcactaacccaaaccaaccacatagagcctcaggacaatactcagaaaatctggcccaaccaaatcagccaatgctatttggctctaaacagacagtacgtggtggcagactatctgaccactgtgactgatagaaaactgaggaaaacactgactaggtacagactcagtgagcacagtctggctatagagaccggtcgtcacagacaaacctggctgcccagagaggacaggctgtgctcactctgctccagggcagaggtagagacagacatgcatttcctattacactgtaacaaatactcagacctaagagaatatttcTTTCACAAAATGCCaattcaatacaaagaatttgaaactataaaagatgaagaaaaaagctaatatttattgggtgaaaagccaaaatgtgcagATTTTGGCAGCCAAATAAGTGTCCTCCTGCCTCAACCCTCAGGTtgcagccagtgaaaagtgcaatgtCAATAATATTTCCCATTTACTTTTGTTTTGGCTTccctaccatgtcatgtgtcttctcaggcatgttgagactggtccactaccattgctttaatgtattattattattctcattaatattgttgttgtagttgctgtTAATGCTAATCCCATTtccactactactgctgttggtcccaccattcatatacaatggggagaacaagtatttgatacactgccgattgtGCAGGttctcctacttacaaagcatgtagaggtctgtcatttttatcataggtacacttcaactgtgagagacggaatctaaaacaaaaatccagaaaatcacattgtatgatttttaaataattaatttgcattttattgcatgacataagtatttgatacatcagaaaagcagaacttaatatttggtacagaaacctttgtttgcaattacagagatcttacgtttcctgtagttcttgaccaggtttgcacacactgcagcagggattttggcccactcctccatacagaccttctccagatccttcaggtttcggggctgtcgctgggcaatacggactttcagctccctccacagatgttctattgggttcaagtctggagactggctaggccactccaggaccttgagattcttcttacggagccactccttagttgccctggctgtgtgtttcgggtcattgtcatgctggaagacccagcaacgacccatcttcaatgctcttactgagggaaggaggttgttggccaagatctcgcgatacatggccccatccatcctcccctcaatacggtgcagtcgtcctgtcccctttgcagaacaGCATCCCCAaggaatgatgtttccacctccatgcttcacagttgggatggtgttcttggggttgtactcatccttcttcttcctccaaacacggcgagtggagtttagaccaaaaagctctatttgtgtctcatcagaccacctgaccttctcccatttctcctctggatcatccagatggtcattggcatgtgtgttactaatgtttttctttgagactgtggtcccagctctcttcatgtcattgaccaggtcctgccgtgtagttttgGGCTGATCCCTCAGCCCaatgatgccccacgaggtgagatcttgcatggagccccaagatcgagggtgattgaccgtcatcttgaacttcttccattttctaataattgtgccaacagttgttgccttctcaccaacgagttcaaacaggtgcagttaatacaggtaatgagtggagaacaagagggcttcttaaagaaaaactaacaggtctgtgagagccggaattcttactggttggtaggtgatcaaatacttatgtcatgcattaaaatacaaatgaattacttaaaaatcatacaatgtgattttctggatttttgttttagattccgtctctcacagttgaagtgtacctatgataaaaatgacagacctctacatgctttgtaagtaggaaaacctgcaaaaatcTGCAGTGTATCACATAcactgttctccccactgtatgtatatatgtatgtatgtataattattttttctttatatatatatatatacactttgacaatgtaagtgattttacttgccatgtcaataaagtcaattgaatttaatcacacatcgagcgagcgagagagagacacacacacaatgagagagagatgcacagcaagagagagacacagcaagaccgagacagcgagacacacacagcgagaccgagagacacagcgagatacacacacagcgagacacacagcgaaagcgagagagacacacagcgaaAGCGAGACAcggacacagtgagagagagacacagacacagcgagacacagacacagcgagacacagcgagagcgagacacagcgagagcgagagagcgcgagacacagtgagagcgagagagtgcgagacacagcgagagcgcgagacacagacacagcgagacagacacagcgagacacacacagcgagacacagacacagcgagagcgagacacagcgagagcgagacacagcgagagagagcgagacacagcgagagagagcgagacacagcgagagagagcgagacacagcgagagagagcgagacacagcgagagagagcgagacagcgagagagagcgagacacagacacagcgagacacagacacagcgagagacagacacagcgagagagcgcgagacagacacaccgagagagcgcgagacagacacaccgagagagcgcgagacacagacacagcgagagagcgcgagacacagacacagcgagagagcgcgagacacagacacagcgagagagcgcgagacacagacacagcgagagcgagacacacagcgagagagagagagagcacgagacacagtgagagcgagagacagacacagcgagagagcgcgagacagacacaccgagagagcgcgagacagacacaccgagagagcgcgagacacagacacagcgagagagcgcgagacacagacacagcgagagagcgcgagacacagcgagagcgaggcacacagcgagagagagagagagacacacagcgagagagagagagagacacacagcgagagagagacacagcgagagacacacagcgagagagacacacagcaagagagagagagagacacagcgagagagagagagagagagacacagcaagagagagacacacacatcgagagagagacacagcgagagagagagagagagacagcgagagagagagagagagagagacagcgagagagagagagcgagagacacagcgagagagagacagcgagagcgaggcacacagcgagagagagagagagagagacacacagcgagagagagagagagcgcgagacacagcgagagcgagagagcgcgagacacagcgagagagagagacacacagcgagagagaaacacagcgagagacacacagcgagagagacacacagcgagagagagacacagcgagagacacacagcgagagagacacacagcgagagagagagagagagagagacacagcgagagagagacacagcgagagagagagagagagagacagcgagagagacagcgagagaaagagagcgggagacacagcgagagagagacagcgagagcgaggcacacagcgagagagagagagagacacacagcgagacacagacacagcgagagagagcgagagcgcgagacacagcgagagcgagagagcacgagacacagcgagagcgaggcacacagcgagagagagagacacacagcgagagacacacagcgagagagacacacagcgagagacacacagcgagagagacacacagcgagagagacacacagcgagagagacacacagcgagagagacacacagcgagagagacacacagcgagagagagagaaagagagacacagcgagagagagagagagacacacagcgagagagagagagagacacacagcgagagagagagacacacacagcgagagacagacagagagagacagacagagagagagagagagagagagagagagagagagagagatacacagcgagagagagagacacacagcgagagagagagagagagagagagagagagacagtgagagagacacagcgagagagagagagacacagcgagagcgcGAGACACAGCGAGAGCGCGAGACACAGCGAGAGCGCGAGACACAGCGAGAGCCCGAGACACAGCGAGAGCCCGAGACACAGCGAGAGCCCGAGACACAGCGAGAGCCCGAGACACAGCGAGAGCCCGAGACACAGCCCGACACACAGCCAGAGACACACAGCGAGCGTGACAGAGCCAGACagccagagacacagagaaagacaagAGAGATCATGCAATCACAGATAATCTTGACATCATACCAAAGAAAATCTGATAGAAGCTTAGAGTGGAGACAGCAATTATCATGTTGGCTGCAACATAATTAACTGATcaccacatttttttttacacctttattgaactaggcaagtcagttaagaacaaattcttattttcaatgacggcctagtgggttaactgccttgttcagggacagaacgacagatgtgtaccttttcagcttggggatttgaccttgcaacctttcggttactagtccaatgctctaaccactaggctacccgccgcgTGATCAACAAGTGATCACACGTTGGCAGCAACATAATTAACTGATCACATGTTGAGGGAAAATAATAGCTACTGATCCTGAAGCAACTTTGCAGAAAAATGTGGCTCTCTGCATGCACAATTGTGTTGTAGTTTCTTTGTTGTAATGGCTTTTCAACTGGCACATCTTAACCAGAGATGGGAATATTTTAAGGGCGCTATGGACAAAGCAACACATTTGATATTTAGAGGTATCTCCCTTTCCTTGGAGAGAAAATCTTTTGTAAGTGATGCTCAGAACTGACCAACGACCACAAACTCCAGATGACACGTTAGTAAACCCACACGTCAGCTCAAGAATCACCCCTCACCACCACAAATTGAAAAGTCTATCTACTGTGTACAGTCTAATGCTGTGCCACTATATGTCACCAAGGGGATTTTACCACCTTGTAACAACTATGCAAAGAAAAAAATCCCAACAGTCATCAAGAGGAAAAATATAGCTGCTTGCATGTGGTAATATCTAGAGCAATAAATTCAACCCGCCCTTTGATTTTCCACACAGCACGGTATATAAAAGACTGCTAACAATCTAAGATGACAAACATTTACAGACTCCAGACCTCCCTTCGTATACACCTCACAGGACTCTGCCTACAAGACCTTCAGATTATCATGGAAAACATATTCAGGATTGCCTTTTTGATGCTTTTTCTCTCAGTTGGTCTTCAAGGAAGCCCGGCTACCAATTACTTGAAAATTGCAAAAGGAATCGAACGACTACAAATAAATATTACATGTGTAAGTCCCTTCATGACATAAGAGGTGTTCAAAtaattttgatgtatttctgtatttctgtgATCAACTAACATTTCTCTTTTTCCATATTGTCCTGTAGCCAGAAGAAGGTACATTCTTCTATGCTCCGTCTCCAGCGGATGTAGAGGTAAGGCTAACTAAACATGTTCAACAACTGATATCTGCAAATGTACAACACAGTAGCCCTTAACCTTTCCACTCACATGTAGCCTCTAGCCCTAGCTGGGGTTCTGACTTGCTAAAGCATTATTTCTGCTTCGACGGTTCATAGAAGACCACTAGTACAGGAAACACAGCAAGGTTGCAGACGGTGGTTCAACTCATTTCAAATAGCAATTTGAACAACTAAAACCCACTCCCGTCTTGGCAGTGCAATTCACCACAACTAATCCACAGCCTCTTTTTCCATGTCACAAAATCAAAGAGCCCCAGGGCAAACAGTTACGTCTCTTTCTCTCGGTTGCAGAAAAGCATTGCTGGAGCACTGGCCTGTTCTATTCAACAACTGAACCACCTCAATGACAACAGAAATCTGCAGCATCATATCAACAGGATTTTGACGGTCCTACAAAAGACATCTGATGATATCGTAAGTCTTATTACTTTCCCTAAACGTCTTGCCAGTTCAAAAAAATATAGAGATATATTTTCTTAGTAAACAGGTCGGCTCATATAAGTTGGTGTACCACTTTACATGGCGTTAGACTAAATCATACCTTATCTCCTCAGAGAACGGACTCGTCAGAATGCAGCCGTGAGAACCCGCTGTCCAAAAAGTCTTGCAAGGAGTTCATGGAGAATATGATCAGTTTAGCTAAAGCTCTATCTGCCCAACGGTCCCCATGATAAAATAGGTTCTAGCTCCCAGTTACATGGGCGGAGAATGGGGTCACAGGAAGTAGATTGTCATTGCACTGATACTATATATTATCTCTAACAATTTGTGTAACATTGTTTAACACCagcttttaaaatatatatatatatatttatatgtctAACTGGATGTCCTTAACCTGGTATGAAAGCCCTACATAATGAAGGAAGGGGCTACTGTAGGTTCTGTTTAATGATGTGATATCCATATACTGTACCTGAACTGCTCTGAATGCAAGTGTTTGAGTTCTCAATGTCTGTTAACTATAATGTATTTAAGCTTCTAAAAAGCTCTAATTaagttatttat includes the following:
- the LOC110489471 gene encoding uncharacterized protein LOC110489471 produces the protein MTNIYRLQTSLRIHLTGLCLQDLQIIMENIFRIAFLMLFLSVGLQGSPATNYLKIAKGIERLQINITCPEEGTFFYAPSPADVEKSIAGALACSIQQLNHLNDNRNLQHHINRILTVLQKTSDDIRTDSSECSRENPLSKKSCKEFMENMISLAKALSAQRSP